The segment TGCCAGATGTGGCTCCTGAGATTGTCGCGAAAGATGAAAAGCGCGACGGCGATGCTAAGGAAAGAATCAGCACGCACTAGTACGTATTTCGTTGGGGGGCGTTGGTTGACAGCTTTTTCGGGGCCTTGCTATAAAGCGGCACGCCAAATGTCACCAGGCCACCTAACGCTCGTTTCATAAGCTTTTCATTACATACTTAGAAACAAACTCAATAGAGATATAAGGGGACTTAGAGTGAACAAGTCGGAACTGATTGACGCTATCGCCGTATCTGCTGACATTTCCAAAGCTGCCGCTGGCAAAGCTCTGGACGCTGTCATCGACTCCGTGACCGGTGCCCTGAAAGCAGGCGACGACGTCGTTCTGGTTGGCTTCGGTACCTTCTCGGTCAAGGAGCGCGCAGAGCGCACCGGCCGTAACCCGCAAACCGGCAAGGCGATCAAGATCGCTGCTGCCAAGGTTCCAGGTTTCAAGGCTGGCAAAGGCCTGAAAGACGCCGTCAACTAAGTCGTCTTTCAGCCGGCCAGGGCTTGCCCCGGCCGACCGCGTGACGGCGGGTCGCAAACGTTCCCGCTGGCACGCTCGCTTCGAGAAGGCGCATCCACTGGATGCGCCTTTCTTCTATCAGGACTCTACCCACGCTCCGCGGTTGTCGACGCAGTGGTACAACCGTTTCTGGGGGACGCATGCTGCAGAATATCCGGGACAATTCACAAGGTTGGATTGCCAAGACCATCATTGGCCTCATCGTCGTACTGATGGCGCTGACTGGCTTTGAGGCCATTTTCCAGGCCGCCAGCCACAGCCAGGACGCCGCCAAGGTGAACGGCCAGACCATCAGCCAGAACGAGCTGAGCCAGGCCGTCGACATGCAGCGCCGCCAGCTGATGCAACAGCTGGGCAAGGACTTCGACCCGGCCCTGCTCGACGAGAAAATGCTGCGCGAAGCCGCGCTCAAGGGGCTGATCGACCGCAAGCTGCTGTTGCAGGGCGCCGAAGACGCCAAGTTCGCTTTCTCCGAAGCCGCGCTGGATCAACTGATCCTGCAGACGCCCGAATTCCAGGTTGATGGCAAGTTCAGCGCCGAGCGTTTCGACTCGGTGATTCGCCAGATGGGCTACGGCCGCATGCAGTTCCGCGAGATGCTCGCCCAGGAAATGCTCATCGGCCAGCTGCGCACCGGCCTTGCCGGCAGCAGCTTCGTCACCGACAAGCAGGTGGAGGCCTTCGCCCGCCTGGAGAAGCAGACCCGCGACTTCGCCTCGCTGACCTTCAAGGCCGACCCGGCCGCGATCAAGGTGGGCGACGATGAGGTCAAGGCGCACTACGACCAGCACGCCAAGGAGTTCATGACCCCGGACCAGGTGGTCATCGACTACATCGAGCTGAAGAAGGCGGCCTTCTTCGACCAGGTCAAGGTCAACGATGACGAGCTCAAGGCCCTGTACGAGAAGGAAATCGCCAATCTCGCCGAGCAGCGTCGTGCCGCGCACATCCTGATCGAGGTCAACGACAAGACCAGCGATGCCCAGGCCAAGGCACGCATCGAAGAGATCCAGCAGCGCCTGGGCAAGGGTGAAGACTTCGCCAAGCTGGCCAAGGAATTCTCCCAGGACCCGGGCTCGGCCAACGCTGGCGGCGACCTGGGCTTTGCGGGCCCCGGCGTTTACGACCCTGCCTTCGAAGAAGCCCTGTACAAGCTGAACAAAGACCAGGTATCGGCCCCGGTACATACCGAATTTGGCTACCACCTGATCAAGCTGCTGGGTGTCGAAGCGCCGGACGTACCGAGCTTTGCCAGCCTGAAAGACAAGCTGACCCACGAGCTGAAGACCCAGCAGGTGGAGCAGCGCTTCGTCGAGGCCACCAAGCAGCTCGAAGACGCCGCCT is part of the Pseudomonas fakonensis genome and harbors:
- the hupB gene encoding nucleoid-associated protein HU-beta, whose amino-acid sequence is MNKSELIDAIAVSADISKAAAGKALDAVIDSVTGALKAGDDVVLVGFGTFSVKERAERTGRNPQTGKAIKIAAAKVPGFKAGKGLKDAVN
- a CDS encoding SurA N-terminal domain-containing protein yields the protein MLQNIRDNSQGWIAKTIIGLIVVLMALTGFEAIFQAASHSQDAAKVNGQTISQNELSQAVDMQRRQLMQQLGKDFDPALLDEKMLREAALKGLIDRKLLLQGAEDAKFAFSEAALDQLILQTPEFQVDGKFSAERFDSVIRQMGYGRMQFREMLAQEMLIGQLRTGLAGSSFVTDKQVEAFARLEKQTRDFASLTFKADPAAIKVGDDEVKAHYDQHAKEFMTPDQVVIDYIELKKAAFFDQVKVNDDELKALYEKEIANLAEQRRAAHILIEVNDKTSDAQAKARIEEIQQRLGKGEDFAKLAKEFSQDPGSANAGGDLGFAGPGVYDPAFEEALYKLNKDQVSAPVHTEFGYHLIKLLGVEAPDVPSFASLKDKLTHELKTQQVEQRFVEATKQLEDAAFEASDLAQPAQDLGLKVHTSAPFGREGGEGVTANRAVVQAAFSEEVMDEGANSNGIELDPETVVVLRVKEHRKPEQLPLEAVAKNISQQLAKEKATAELKAKADKLIAGLRDGSVKPASQSWKVQEAATRGQDGIDPAELQAVFRLGKPESKDKPVYGSVVLGDGSLVVLQLKGVNEGAAATDEEKAQIRRYLASRAGSQDFAAFRKQLEAKADVTRY